Proteins encoded by one window of Bos indicus x Bos taurus breed Angus x Brahman F1 hybrid chromosome 12, Bos_hybrid_MaternalHap_v2.0, whole genome shotgun sequence:
- the TEX29 gene encoding testis-expressed protein 29, translated as MGVRARGSAFEDVFCQTAQAPLSSSLGQTLGRHVAGLGASALRDPVLQRRLAGQRDGRRAGRGSGRGPQAASPGSACVTSRGLCDVTAGRRACPGRCRAATMRYAPEFKKSPSHLLKKFAVKIVAKPTARPCPALLGVRGGCSRRGCPPYVCFAVCDIPLYDICDYNVSRDRCKELGCCFYKGICYEKAVPSYVQVFSALIVIIAGAFVITIIYRVIQESRRDKEVPTEAPVSAKSSVQVETQPPSSAGAGSKAPSVERPQSKESRTEDASLIVTEEEETED; from the exons ATGGGGGTCAGGGCCCGGGGCTCCGCGTTCGAGGACGTGTTCTGTCAGACGGCCCAGGCGCCCCTGTCGTCATCTCTGGGTCAGACCTTAGGGAGGCACGTGGCG GGCCTCGGGGCCTCAGCCTTGCGGGACCCGGTTctgcagaggagactggctgggCAGCGGGACGGGCGTCGTGCAGGCAGGGGCTCGGGGCGGGGTCCGCAGGCCGCTTCCCCCGGCTCGGCCTGTGTGACGTCACGGGGCCTGTGTGACGTCACAGCCGGCAGGCGGGCCTGCCCTGGCCGGTGCCGAG CTGCTACGATGAGATATGCGCCCGAGTTCAAGAAGTCCCCCTCGCACCTCCTGAAGAAATTTGCAG TGAAAATCGTAGCAAAACCCACCGCGCGTCCCTGCCCTGCACTCCTCGGAGTCCGCGGGGGCTGCAGCCGCAGGGGATGCCCTCCTTATGTCTGCTTTGCAGTGTGCGACATCCCGCTGTACGACATATGTGACTACAACGTCAGCAGGGATCGCTGCAAGGAGCTTGGCTGCTGCTTCTATAAAGGCATCTGCTACGAGAAGGCTGTGCCCA GTTACGTACAGGTGTTTTCCGCCCTGATCGTGATCATTGCTGGGGCTTTTGTCATCACCATCATTTACAG AGTCATCCAGGAGAGCCGGAGAGACAAGGAAGTCCCCACGGAGGCGCCTGTGTCGGCCAAGTCCAGCGTCCAGGTGGAGACGCAGCCCCCCAGCAGCGCGGGGGCGGGCTCGAAGGCCCCGAGCGTGGAGAGGCCGCAGTCCAAGGAGAGCCGCACGGAGGACG CGAGTCTCATAGTaacagaggaggaggaaacagaggacTGA